CATGGCCAAAACCGTGGGCCTGCCGCTGGGCATGGCCGTGCGCCGCCTGGTGCGCGGCGAGGTAGCCGGCCGGGGCGTAGTCATTCCGACCACGGCCGACCTCTACGCGCCCATTCTGCACGAACTGGCGGCCGACTACGGCATCACTTTTACGGAAGAAGAAACGCATACCGGGCCATTCTTTGCCTAAATTATGGCCCTCGCTTCGCGCCAACCGGCTCCACCAGTGGCCTACCTGCGCCTGCGGCTCCGGCTGCTGGGCCGGCTGCTGCGCGAAATCGGCTGGTGGCGGCTGGCGTTGGGGGTGTCTATGCTGGTGCTAGGGGTGCTGCAAGCCTTGGTGGTGCTGGCCGCGCACCCGGCGGGGTGCTGGCTGGTGCCGCTGTTGGTGGGCTGGCTAGGGCTGGCGGCCCACCGGCGCCGGGCCGACTGGCAGTTTTTGCTTATGACCGCGCCCGGGTTTCGGCCGTGGCTGGCGCTGGAATACGTTTGGCTAGCCCTGCCGGTGGCGCTGCTCCTGGTGGTGTTGCACGCTACCGGCCCGGCGGTGCTAGCGCTGACCTTGGTGGCTGGCGTGGCGTGGGTACCCCCGGCCCGGCCCGCTGCAGCCACCCGGCACCGCTGGCGCAGTGTGTTTCGCAGCGAAGCCTGTGAGTGGGTAAGCGGGATGCGGGCCGCCAAGGCCTTGGGGCTGTGGCCCCTGCTGGTAGGGCTGGCCACCTGGCAGCGGGCATCGCCGCTAGCCCCAGTAGGGGGGCTGCTTGCCTGGCTGCTGGTAGTGGGCGCTTGCTACGGCACGCCCGAGCCGCTGACGATGCTGTCCCTGGCGGCCCGCTCGCCGCGGCAGCTTGTGCGGCGCCGGCTGGCGTTGGGACTGGGCTACGCGGCGGCTACGGCGGCGCCATTCTGGCTATTGCTGGGGTTGAGTGCGGCTGGCTGGGGGGCGATGCTGGCCGGGGCGCTGGTTTGGCTGGGGCTGCTGGTGATGCTTATTCTCTGTAAATATGCCTTTTACCCGGTTAGTGCGCACATTCGCTCTACGCAGGGGCTGGTGCTGGCCGTGGGGCTGGGATTGTTTTGGCACCCGGCCTACCCGCCCTTGATGCTGGCAGCGGCGGGCATGCTGGTGTGGCAAAGTCGGCGCCGACTGCGGGCGATACTATCTGTTAGCGAATTGCATAGCCCCCATGCTCGAAATTATTGACCTGCGCAAAGCCTATGGCTCCCACGAAGTATTGCGCGGCGTAAGCCTGACGCTGCGGCCCGGCACCATTCACGGACTGGTGGGCGCTAATGGTGCGGGCAAAACAACCCTTATCAACTGCCTCTACGGGGTGGAAGGAGGCTTTGCGGGTACTGTGTGCACCACGGAGGCTGCCCAACTGGTGCGCGATATTACAGGGCTGGTGCCCTACGAGCCCTACTTTTACCCTCGCCTCACGGGCCGCGAATACGTCGAATTCTGCTTGCAGGCGCGGGGCCGGCCGGTGCCCGACCTGCGCGGCTGGAACGAAGTGCTGGAGCTGCCCCTCGACCAATACGCCACCGAATACTCGGCCGGGATGAAGAAAAAGCTCGCCCTGCTGGCCGTACTGGTGCAGGAGTTTGCCTACCTCCTCCTCGATGAGCCCTTTAATGGCCTCGACCTCGAAGCCAACCTGCTGCTGAAAGAGATTTTGCGGCAGCTCCGGGGGCGCGGCACCGGCATTTTGCTCACCTCGCACATTCTGGGCACGCTCACCGAGGTGGCCGACGAAGCCACGGTGCTGGTGGGTGGCCGGGTGCAGCGCCACTACCAGGCCACCGAGTTTGGCACTCTGGAAGCCGACCTGCTGGCGGCTCTGCACGGCGACAAGCTGGAGCGGCTGCGCGAGCTGCTATAGTGCCAGGTAAAACTCCGCCAGCAGCGCCCGGAATGCCGCCGAATATTGCCCGTCGGCCTCCTGAATAGCCATGCTGCCATCGCGGGGGCTAGCCGGCGCCGCCCGCCCAAACTGCCAGATGCTGCGCGTGAGACGCCCGCCCGGGCGGTGGCGCACGGCCAGCCGTGCCTGCACGGCCAGCCCGCTAGCCCCCGCCGCCTGAGCAAAGTGCGGCATCTCGGGCGGCGGCAGCAGCACCGTGAGCGTGCCCGCCGGCAGCAGGTAGTCAGCGGCAAAGGCGCAGATGCCGGCAAACGTGAGCGAGCCTTCGCCCGCGTGGCGGGCCGTGGCGCGGGCCGCATCGGGCGGGGCCAGGCTGCGCCGGAAAAATGGCGGGTTGCAAATGAGATGGCTGAACGGTGCGGGCCGGCTGGCCGCATAGGCCGCCAGGCTCAGCGGATGCACCGCCACGCGGCTGGCCCAAAGGCTAGCGGCCACGTTGGCCGCCGCCTGCGCAGCGGCGGCAGGGTCTATCTCGATGGCCTCAATCGTGGCTTCGGGGGCGCGCTGGGCTGCCATGAGGGCTAGCAGGCCGGTGCCGGTGCCAATATCCAGCACGCGGGTAGCGCCGGAAAGGTCGGCCGCCGCGCCCAGGAGGCAGGCGTCGGTGCTCACCTTCTGGGCGCAGTCGGCTTGGTTGATGCGAAACTGCTGAAATTGAAAATAATCGTTGGGCATATGTTAGGCTAAAGCTGGTGCCTGGCGGGCGTGGCTGCTTGGTGAGGTAGCCCCCGCCGACCAAACCACGCCAGCAGCCACCGGTGAGCCGGCCGCTCCAGGCCAAAATACAGCGCTAGGGCCGCTAGCACCAGTGGCCCTAGCAGGGCTAGCGGCAGCAGCAGGGCTGGCAGCCGCGGCGCCAGCCGCGCTTCCAGCCCGTTAGCCAGCGGCCCCATGTGAATTAGATAAAAGCAATAAGATGCCCGCCCCAGCAGCTGCCAGGCCGGCGTGCTAAGCAGGCGGCTGGCGCGGGTGCGCTCGTGCGCGAGGCCGTGCAGCAGCCAGCCGGTAGCCACCGGCAGCAGCAGATTATTGATGGCCACGCCCGGATACGTATCCAGGCTGATATGATGCATAAGGTACTGAACCAGCACCAGCAAGCCCAGCACCGCGGCTAGGCCCAGCGCCCCGCCGCCCGTGGCCCAGCGGTGCCGCAGCTGCGGCGGGCGCCAGGCGAAAGCGGCCCCAATTAGAAACTCGGTCAGGCGCCCGAAAATCGTTCCCTTGAGCATAAAGAGCGGCGACCCCAGCGCGGGCAGCATACTGTAGAGGCCTAGCCCCACGGCCGCCAGCCCCAGCGCCAGCCCCGGCCAGGCGCGGCGTGGGCCGTAGCGCCCGCCTAGCCAGAAGACTACCGGCGCCAGCGCGTAAAATCCTTCTTCGACCGAGAGTGACCAGGCCTGCACAATGCCGCTCAGCGCCCAGCGCTCCACCAGGCCATTGGCGAGCGACAAGTGTATGAAATAGAGCCCCAGCCACTTCCAGAAGGGCAGGTGAATCTTAACCAGCCGCCCCACAAACACCGCCGTGAGCAACACCGCATAAACGGGCATAATGCGTGCCACCCGGTGCCCCAGGTACCGCCCCCAATCGGCCACCCCAAACCGCTGCCCGGCATAGCGCCGCGTAATAAGGTAGCCGCTGAGCGTGAAGAAGATAGAAACCCCAATGTGCAGCTCGCTTAGCACGGCCAGCCCCGCCGTGGCCAGCGACGTAACAGGCGCCAGCTGCGGCGGGTGTTGATGAAAGCAGAAGACCGCCAGCGCCGCCAGCGCCCGCAGCCCGGTAAGGGCCGGGTAGTAGGCGGTAGGCGGGGAAGATGATTTCATAAAGGTCTTGCCAGGCAGGGCTTCACCGGAAGCCAGATTTGTTCTTCGGCCGTCGGGTCATCGGGGCGATAGTGCGCGCTGAGCACCTCAAAGTGGGGCCGGTCGTCTAACTCATAGCCCGAGGCCGGCAGCCACTCCAGCAGCAGGTGGCGAAACACGGCCGGGCCGCCGCTAGCCGGCCCTTGGTAGTCGAACACCGCGTAGTGGCCGGCCGGCAGCACCAGCAGCTCCAAATCGGCCGGTACGTCCGCTGCCCGTGCTACGGCCACGGCTGCCCACTTCTCAAAAAGTGCCTCGGGGCGAAATGGCCGAAAATACGTCGCATCGTAGCGCTGCACCGAATACCGTTCGGCGCTACGGGCAAACGGCCGCGCCCGCAGCCGCTGCCCGAAGCTCTGCCACAGGGCGGCCGTGGTATCGGCCAGCAGCGACAGGCGCTGGCGCTGGCCGGCTAGCGGGGTTTCGGGCAGGGTTTCGAAGCGCGGCTGCATGAATATTCTCAGTTTACCGAGTTTTTCCTGGCGCGAGTTTAGCGCAGCGTAACTCGTGACTGATTTTAGTGTGGAGGTTGTACCTCCACTGCCGCGTCAG
The genomic region above belongs to Hymenobacter sp. BRD128 and contains:
- a CDS encoding ATP-binding cassette domain-containing protein produces the protein MLEIIDLRKAYGSHEVLRGVSLTLRPGTIHGLVGANGAGKTTLINCLYGVEGGFAGTVCTTEAAQLVRDITGLVPYEPYFYPRLTGREYVEFCLQARGRPVPDLRGWNEVLELPLDQYATEYSAGMKKKLALLAVLVQEFAYLLLDEPFNGLDLEANLLLKEILRQLRGRGTGILLTSHILGTLTEVADEATVLVGGRVQRHYQATEFGTLEADLLAALHGDKLERLRELL
- a CDS encoding tRNA1(Val) (adenine(37)-N6)-methyltransferase, which encodes MPNDYFQFQQFRINQADCAQKVSTDACLLGAAADLSGATRVLDIGTGTGLLALMAAQRAPEATIEAIEIDPAAAAQAAANVAASLWASRVAVHPLSLAAYAASRPAPFSHLICNPPFFRRSLAPPDAARATARHAGEGSLTFAGICAFAADYLLPAGTLTVLLPPPEMPHFAQAAGASGLAVQARLAVRHRPGGRLTRSIWQFGRAAPASPRDGSMAIQEADGQYSAAFRALLAEFYLAL
- a CDS encoding acyltransferase — protein: MKSSSPPTAYYPALTGLRALAALAVFCFHQHPPQLAPVTSLATAGLAVLSELHIGVSIFFTLSGYLITRRYAGQRFGVADWGRYLGHRVARIMPVYAVLLTAVFVGRLVKIHLPFWKWLGLYFIHLSLANGLVERWALSGIVQAWSLSVEEGFYALAPVVFWLGGRYGPRRAWPGLALGLAAVGLGLYSMLPALGSPLFMLKGTIFGRLTEFLIGAAFAWRPPQLRHRWATGGGALGLAAVLGLLVLVQYLMHHISLDTYPGVAINNLLLPVATGWLLHGLAHERTRASRLLSTPAWQLLGRASYCFYLIHMGPLANGLEARLAPRLPALLLPLALLGPLVLAALALYFGLERPAHRWLLAWFGRRGLPHQAATPARHQL
- a CDS encoding GyrI-like domain-containing protein; translation: MQPRFETLPETPLAGQRQRLSLLADTTAALWQSFGQRLRARPFARSAERYSVQRYDATYFRPFRPEALFEKWAAVAVARAADVPADLELLVLPAGHYAVFDYQGPASGGPAVFRHLLLEWLPASGYELDDRPHFEVLSAHYRPDDPTAEEQIWLPVKPCLARPL